Proteins encoded by one window of Sphaerochaeta sp.:
- a CDS encoding OPT/YSL family transporter, with protein sequence MQERQLTGRGLLIGLGGLVVITASSMYVALRMGALPWPTVFVTVISMAALKKCKNSTIHEINCTHTVMSAGAMVAGGLAFTLPGLWMLDPSASIPTFTLIALTIVGTILGTAFTAVFRRRMIEQEQLPYPMGQAAYNTLSAGMEGGKNAKTLFASMGASALFTAIRDGAGKIPSLLQLAAGTAFSQPMYIWVSPMAVGIGAIIGPVLALVWLLGMVLGYYVITPVGLATGLFADMNAAELFRQNLGIGLMIGTGLGVLVKAVIHLISKRTKTERKKLTPRALFSLLLLSLLCMIMLTLTTSVTFPETIVLVIGVFCATYLSSMLTGQTGINPMEIFGILVLLVVQPLFHPALAPAFTIVAVTAVACGLAGDVMNDLKCGYLLGADPRQQILGEGIGGVVGSIVSVFVLLALKQSFGSFGTAELPAPQAAAVSAMIGGPKQMPAFLIGCVVGLVLFLCNVPTATLGLGVYLSTAISTIMAVGALVALLVRKVAGRAKTDTKLVDTNLALVSSGFLGGEGITGVIIAIISMF encoded by the coding sequence ATGCAAGAGAGACAATTGACCGGCCGCGGTCTTCTTATCGGTCTTGGAGGCTTGGTCGTCATCACGGCAAGCTCGATGTACGTCGCCCTCCGCATGGGGGCGCTTCCCTGGCCTACGGTGTTCGTCACCGTCATCTCCATGGCGGCCCTGAAGAAATGCAAGAACAGTACGATCCATGAGATCAACTGCACCCATACGGTAATGAGCGCCGGCGCCATGGTTGCCGGAGGCTTGGCCTTCACCCTTCCAGGCCTGTGGATGCTGGATCCTTCGGCCAGCATTCCCACCTTCACCCTGATCGCCTTGACCATCGTCGGTACCATCCTCGGCACGGCGTTCACCGCCGTGTTCCGCAGACGGATGATCGAACAGGAACAGCTCCCTTACCCGATGGGACAAGCGGCGTACAACACCCTGTCCGCCGGCATGGAAGGAGGCAAGAACGCCAAGACGCTGTTCGCATCCATGGGCGCCTCCGCCCTGTTCACCGCCATCCGTGACGGAGCGGGGAAAATCCCTTCATTGCTCCAGCTTGCAGCCGGTACAGCGTTCAGCCAGCCCATGTACATCTGGGTTTCCCCGATGGCCGTCGGCATCGGAGCGATCATCGGCCCAGTCCTGGCGTTGGTCTGGCTCCTTGGCATGGTTCTCGGCTACTACGTCATCACCCCGGTGGGATTGGCAACCGGACTGTTTGCCGACATGAACGCCGCTGAGCTGTTCCGACAAAACCTGGGCATCGGCCTGATGATCGGCACCGGCTTGGGTGTTCTGGTGAAAGCAGTGATCCATCTCATCTCCAAACGCACCAAGACGGAACGGAAGAAGCTCACGCCCCGGGCATTATTCTCCCTGTTGCTGCTCTCCCTCCTCTGCATGATCATGCTGACGCTGACCACCAGTGTGACGTTCCCGGAAACGATTGTGTTGGTCATCGGCGTTTTCTGCGCCACCTACCTGTCCAGCATGCTGACCGGCCAGACCGGGATCAACCCGATGGAAATCTTCGGTATTCTGGTGCTGTTGGTCGTCCAGCCGCTGTTCCATCCCGCATTGGCCCCGGCATTCACCATCGTGGCGGTCACTGCCGTGGCGTGCGGACTGGCGGGAGACGTGATGAACGACCTGAAGTGCGGATACCTCCTCGGCGCTGATCCCCGCCAGCAGATCCTCGGCGAAGGCATCGGTGGCGTGGTGGGATCGATTGTTTCGGTGTTTGTCCTGTTGGCGTTGAAGCAGTCATTCGGTTCCTTTGGAACGGCGGAGCTTCCCGCGCCCCAGGCGGCGGCCGTCAGCGCGATGATCGGTGGCCCCAAACAGATGCCGGCCTTTTTGATCGGTTGTGTTGTGGGTCTGGTACTGTTCCTCTGCAACGTCCCGACGGCCACCCTAGGGTTGGGCGTATATCTTTCCACGGCGATCAGCACCATCATGGCGGTGGGTGCGCTGGTCGCGTTGCTGGTCCGTAAAGTCGCCGGACGAGCCAAAACCGACACCAAGCTGGTGGACACCAACCTGGCATTGGTTTCCAGCGGATTCCTTGGGGGTGAAGGAATCACCGGAGTGATCATCGCCATCATCTCCATGTTCTAA
- the rlmN gene encoding 23S rRNA (adenine(2503)-C(2))-methyltransferase RlmN has protein sequence METTKRMPLSLYGLSPENLVTALDLQRPYEGKQIYRWLVKGASSFSEMTDLSKAERERLGALMPSLCSSTVETSSSDDDATKLAIRLHDGGLIECVVLTNGKGQRTACLSSQVGCAMGCAFCRTGTMGLARNLATEEIIEQFIHLSKLGKIARIVFMGMGEPMANLPNVLRAIHFFHDPDGFGISYRRITISTCGVVPGIGKISELKLPIRLAVSLVSADDTLRSRIMPVNRTWNLAPLRQALASYQHDGGKRFTFEYCMLGGVNTTESAAKKLSAYTKGLDVIVNLIPYNEAAELPWHAPSEEEIRSFTHYLDLMRVPYTIRISRGGNISGACGQLATKAMSGYEEDEDDEPEAPAR, from the coding sequence ATGGAAACTACCAAACGGATGCCACTGTCCCTGTATGGACTCTCACCGGAAAACCTGGTCACCGCGCTGGATCTGCAGAGGCCGTACGAAGGCAAACAGATCTATCGCTGGCTGGTCAAAGGAGCTTCATCGTTCTCCGAAATGACCGACCTGTCCAAAGCGGAACGGGAACGGCTGGGGGCTTTGATGCCCAGCCTGTGCAGTTCCACAGTGGAAACCAGTTCCAGTGACGATGACGCCACCAAGCTGGCCATCCGGCTGCACGACGGCGGCTTGATCGAATGCGTCGTCCTGACCAACGGCAAAGGGCAACGCACCGCGTGCCTTTCCAGCCAGGTGGGATGTGCCATGGGCTGCGCGTTCTGCCGCACCGGCACGATGGGGCTGGCCCGCAACCTTGCCACGGAAGAGATCATCGAACAGTTCATCCATCTGTCCAAACTGGGCAAAATCGCCCGCATCGTCTTCATGGGCATGGGAGAGCCGATGGCCAATCTTCCCAACGTGCTCCGCGCCATCCACTTCTTCCATGATCCCGATGGATTCGGCATCAGCTACCGGAGGATCACCATCAGCACGTGTGGCGTCGTGCCGGGCATCGGGAAGATCTCCGAGCTGAAGCTCCCCATCCGGTTGGCCGTCTCCCTGGTGTCGGCGGACGATACGCTGCGTAGCCGCATCATGCCGGTGAACCGCACCTGGAACCTGGCACCGTTGCGCCAGGCGCTGGCAAGCTACCAGCACGACGGTGGTAAACGGTTCACCTTCGAGTACTGCATGCTGGGCGGCGTCAATACGACGGAGTCGGCGGCGAAAAAACTCTCCGCCTACACCAAAGGCCTGGATGTGATCGTCAATCTGATCCCCTACAACGAAGCGGCTGAGTTGCCTTGGCACGCTCCGTCGGAAGAGGAGATCAGATCGTTCACCCATTACCTCGACCTGATGCGCGTCCCCTACACCATCCGCATCTCCCGCGGCGGGAACATCAGCGGGGCGTGCGGCCAGCTGGCCACCAAGGCGATGTCCGGTTACGAAGAGGACGAGGACGACGAACCAGAAGCCCCAGCGCGATAA